The genomic window TTATGAAAAAAAGAGCGGAGAGTTTAAGCCCGAAAACGTCATACATGCTAATGTAACTCCCAAACTGGACCTCTGGGGGTTTAAGTTTGAAGACCGCAACAGATTCGCGTACAAGTACTTTGATTATCAGGACGACTACGCCCAATACCGCAACAAACTTGCGATAAAATATCCGTTCCCCCTTTTCAAATTAAAATTGGAGCCCTATGTAGCCAATGAAATGTTCGTTGATTTTAAGGATAAAGGCGGCTTTACGCAAAACAGGCTTTTTGGCGGGTTGGGAATAGAGATACTAAAGGGCATGAAGGCGGAATTGTATTATATGTTCCAATGTAAGAAAAGTTCTGGCAAGTGGAAAGATGCCAATATCTTCGGCAGTAAATTCAAGATAGCATTCTAAAAGAGGCCTATATGATGATCATCATTCC from Candidatus Omnitrophota bacterium includes these protein-coding regions:
- a CDS encoding DUF2490 domain-containing protein; this translates as MKRALFLIAPLIIFVTTPSHAYEDGDFQIWHTENQDMKLTDHAKLTAEEEFRWGDDARELFYQHYDFGAVCTINKNLDLGVNYRLIYEKKSGEFKPENVIHANVTPKLDLWGFKFEDRNRFAYKYFDYQDDYAQYRNKLAIKYPFPLFKLKLEPYVANEMFVDFKDKGGFTQNRLFGGLGIEILKGMKAELYYMFQCKKSSGKWKDANIFGSKFKIAF